One region of Ornithinibacter aureus genomic DNA includes:
- a CDS encoding copper chaperone PCu(A)C — MSSTTRSISRALTLGAAATLVLTLTACGQDPSTPTGATASTSSSTTPETTEGAAAVVLEDGWVKASDDAMAGTEPMTAAFGTLRNTTDHEVTITGGSSPAAGMVELHETVKNDTGAMQMQPKAGGIVIPAGGTHVLEPGADHVMLMMLTGPLETGTTTTLTLTTSDGDITLEVPVRAFTGAQESYAPSPTHS, encoded by the coding sequence CCGCCACCCTCGTCCTCACCCTGACCGCCTGCGGACAGGACCCGTCCACCCCAACCGGTGCCACGGCATCCACCTCGTCGTCGACGACGCCGGAGACCACCGAAGGCGCCGCCGCCGTGGTGCTCGAGGACGGCTGGGTCAAGGCGAGCGACGACGCCATGGCCGGCACGGAGCCGATGACCGCCGCGTTCGGAACCCTGCGCAACACCACCGACCACGAGGTCACCATCACAGGCGGCAGCAGCCCGGCGGCCGGCATGGTGGAGCTGCACGAGACGGTGAAGAACGACACCGGCGCGATGCAGATGCAGCCCAAGGCCGGCGGCATCGTCATCCCCGCCGGAGGCACGCACGTGCTCGAGCCCGGCGCCGACCACGTCATGCTCATGATGCTGACCGGCCCCCTCGAGACCGGCACCACCACCACCCTGACGCTCACCACGAGCGACGGGGACATCACCCTCGAGGTGCCGGTGCGGGCCTTCACCGGCGCGCAGGAGTCGTACGCACCGAGCCCCACCCACTCATGA